From Chelatococcus sp. YT9, a single genomic window includes:
- a CDS encoding TnsA endonuclease N-terminal domain-containing protein yields the protein MRRIPLSHRSHVIGFQPLETGVAEHESSLERDFVTLASFMDASAVVTAQPATIRFEHEGRQRRYTPDFRVDWSDGRCEIVEIKYRADLRAGWRRFRPAFAAARSWAGSNGARFRIATERGVRGPQLDAAKRLLPLRTAPIDTALAERALAHVRDNAVSFADLVGMLPASREAGLAVVWRLIARGALVVDLAAPITAQTRVMSR from the coding sequence TTGCGGCGCATTCCGCTGAGCCATCGGTCGCATGTGATCGGCTTCCAGCCCTTGGAAACGGGCGTGGCGGAGCATGAGAGTTCGCTGGAGCGGGACTTCGTGACGCTCGCGAGTTTCATGGATGCGAGCGCGGTGGTGACGGCCCAGCCGGCAACGATCCGATTCGAGCATGAGGGTCGCCAGCGGCGGTACACGCCGGACTTTCGCGTGGATTGGAGCGATGGCCGTTGCGAGATCGTCGAGATCAAGTACCGGGCTGATCTGCGCGCGGGCTGGAGGCGCTTTCGGCCTGCCTTCGCCGCCGCCCGATCATGGGCGGGCAGCAACGGAGCACGTTTCCGCATCGCGACCGAGCGCGGCGTTCGCGGACCGCAACTCGATGCGGCGAAGCGATTGCTGCCGCTCAGGACTGCGCCGATCGACACGGCGCTGGCGGAACGTGCGCTTGCCCATGTGCGCGACAATGCGGTGAGCTTCGCCGATCTGGTCGGTATGCTGCCCGCCTCGCGTGAAGCAGGACTTGCCGTAGTGTGGCGATTGATCGCGCGGGGTGCGCTTGTCGTCGATCTGGCCGCACCGATCACGGCGCAGACACGGGTGATGTCGCGATGA
- the parA gene encoding ParA family partition ATPase — MIVALLNQKGGVGKTTLALHLAGEWAGRGQRVTLVDADPQGSALDWSEQRGHEGLPRLFGVIGLARDTLHREAPELSRQADHVVIDGPPRVAGLMRSALLAADLVLIPVQPSPFDGWASAEMLSLIAEARIYRPDLVARFVLNRCAARTILGRETAAALADHDPPVLASRIGQRVAFASAAQTGRLVHELDGATSAVDEIAALVDEIERLPRTRRAP; from the coding sequence ATGATCGTGGCTCTGCTCAACCAGAAGGGCGGTGTCGGCAAGACGACACTGGCGCTGCATCTCGCCGGAGAATGGGCCGGAAGGGGGCAGAGGGTCACCTTGGTCGACGCCGATCCGCAAGGCTCGGCGCTCGACTGGTCTGAGCAGCGCGGCCATGAGGGCTTGCCGAGGCTGTTCGGTGTCATCGGCCTTGCTCGCGACACGCTGCACCGGGAAGCGCCGGAACTGTCCCGGCAGGCCGATCATGTCGTCATCGATGGGCCGCCGCGTGTCGCTGGCCTCATGCGATCCGCGCTGCTCGCCGCCGACCTGGTGCTGATCCCGGTGCAGCCTTCGCCCTTCGATGGCTGGGCTTCCGCCGAGATGCTGTCGCTCATCGCCGAAGCGCGCATTTACCGGCCCGATCTCGTCGCCCGCTTCGTTCTCAATCGCTGCGCGGCGCGCACCATCCTTGGCCGCGAAACCGCCGCTGCGCTCGCCGATCACGATCCTCCGGTGCTCGCGAGCCGGATCGGGCAGCGTGTCGCCTTCGCCAGCGCCGCCCAGACCGGCCGTCTCGTTCACGAATTGGACGGCGCCACGTCCGCGGTCGATGAGATCGCAGCGCTGGTTGATGAAATCGAGCGGCTCCCGCGCACGCGGAGGGCGCCATGA
- a CDS encoding DUF2840 domain-containing protein, with translation MAGHRRPVVEGARSSPATALTEVELIWIEKSIEYWVRFGNPVQERVIDRRRRVLGFPPGSLFAFVRWTANDYGTVVSHLDILHAVAPHEAYQTVPAVTPGGELLLTASGWPKVERALQLIDAIEARGIDGADVAPDHWRHMHNRLAAGESPRVYTRAQHRAWIKRRSICP, from the coding sequence TTGGCGGGACATCGAAGGCCGGTGGTCGAGGGCGCGCGCTCCTCACCGGCTACGGCCCTGACCGAGGTGGAGCTGATCTGGATCGAGAAGTCGATCGAATATTGGGTGCGGTTCGGGAATCCGGTTCAGGAGCGTGTTATCGACCGCAGGCGCCGTGTCCTCGGCTTTCCTCCCGGGAGCCTTTTCGCCTTCGTGCGCTGGACGGCGAATGACTACGGCACCGTCGTCTCCCATCTCGACATCCTGCACGCAGTCGCGCCGCACGAAGCCTACCAGACCGTTCCCGCTGTCACGCCGGGCGGCGAGCTTCTGCTGACGGCCTCTGGCTGGCCGAAAGTCGAGCGCGCGCTGCAGCTCATCGATGCGATCGAGGCGCGCGGCATCGACGGGGCCGATGTCGCGCCCGATCACTGGCGCCACATGCATAACCGACTGGCGGCCGGGGAAAGTCCCCGCGTTTACACACGCGCGCAGCATCGCGCCTGGATCAAGCGGCGGAGCATTTGCCCATGA
- a CDS encoding S26 family signal peptidase yields the protein MTRRAIFASALVSVGLVIAPVLTGHGPRFIWNASASAPIGLYAVEPADPIEVTDLVAVRPPDALAELLEARRYLPRGVPLIKRVLALHGTRVCRRGTAITAYDHLYGHARERDRMGRDLPSWQGCRVIAKRDVFLMNWDAADSFDGRYFGPLPLSAVTARVVPIWTDANGDGRFEWQASAR from the coding sequence ATGACCCGGCGCGCCATTTTCGCCTCCGCTCTGGTTTCGGTCGGGCTGGTCATAGCCCCGGTGCTCACCGGGCACGGTCCGCGCTTCATCTGGAACGCCTCGGCCAGTGCGCCCATTGGCCTCTACGCCGTCGAGCCGGCCGACCCTATCGAAGTCACCGATCTGGTCGCAGTCCGGCCGCCAGACGCGCTGGCCGAGCTACTTGAAGCGCGCCGCTACCTTCCGCGCGGCGTGCCACTGATCAAGCGCGTCCTGGCGCTCCACGGCACGCGAGTCTGCCGCCGTGGCACGGCCATTACCGCCTACGACCACCTTTATGGCCATGCCCGTGAGCGCGACCGGATGGGCCGCGACCTGCCCTCCTGGCAGGGCTGCCGCGTGATCGCCAAACGCGATGTGTTCCTGATGAACTGGGACGCCGCCGACAGTTTCGATGGCCGCTATTTCGGGCCGCTTCCGCTTTCTGCCGTCACCGCCCGCGTCGTGCCGATCTGGACCGATGCGAATGGTGACGGCCGCTTCGAATGGCAGGCGTCGGCGCGGTGA
- a CDS encoding DUF736 domain-containing protein, which yields MPQIGEFTRHKTGFAGRIQTLTLDREIVIVAVDPANVENAPDHRVHLGEDDTGPEIGAAWTRTGEKAGEYLSVLIDDPALPYQIRAALFQNGADAASWSLHWNRPPKRDAKD from the coding sequence ATGCCGCAGATCGGTGAATTTACCAGGCACAAGACAGGCTTTGCCGGGCGCATCCAGACGCTCACGCTCGACCGGGAGATCGTCATCGTCGCGGTGGATCCGGCCAATGTCGAAAACGCCCCCGACCATCGCGTCCACCTCGGCGAAGATGACACCGGCCCCGAGATCGGGGCAGCCTGGACCCGCACTGGCGAGAAGGCCGGAGAATATCTCTCCGTGCTGATCGACGATCCGGCATTGCCGTATCAGATCCGTGCCGCGCTGTTCCAGAACGGCGCTGATGCGGCGTCCTGGTCGCTGCACTGGAACCGGCCGCCCAAACGCGATGCAAAGGACTGA